A portion of the Microbaculum marinisediminis genome contains these proteins:
- a CDS encoding glutathione S-transferase family protein has product MTEMILKTFDWVPEPPRGFVRDLRVRWALEEAGLPYRVEGVPFKDRDADHFAHQPFGQVPWLVDGDISIFESGAILLHIAEQSDALMPADPKGRSDVIQWLFAALNSVEMAVLPYSIFQFTGDDEQTAGRQALDGFLTARLGHMDRVLADRDWLTGAFSVADILMSDVLRLVDRFGGLAEFPACRAYVDRAVVRPAFKKAHSDQLAYFAAAD; this is encoded by the coding sequence ATGACCGAGATGATCCTGAAGACGTTCGATTGGGTTCCCGAACCGCCGCGCGGCTTTGTCCGCGACCTTCGGGTGAGATGGGCGCTTGAAGAGGCGGGTTTGCCCTACCGCGTCGAAGGCGTTCCGTTCAAGGACCGCGATGCCGACCACTTCGCGCACCAGCCCTTCGGACAGGTGCCATGGCTGGTGGACGGGGATATCTCGATCTTCGAGAGCGGCGCGATCCTGCTGCACATCGCCGAGCAAAGCGACGCGCTGATGCCGGCGGACCCGAAGGGGCGCAGCGACGTCATCCAGTGGCTGTTCGCCGCGCTGAACTCCGTCGAGATGGCCGTGTTGCCATACTCGATCTTCCAGTTCACCGGCGACGACGAGCAGACCGCAGGCCGGCAGGCGCTGGACGGTTTCCTGACGGCGCGCCTCGGTCACATGGACCGGGTCCTGGCGGACCGCGACTGGCTGACCGGCGCGTTTTCGGTTGCCGATATTCTCATGTCCGACGTCTTGCGCCTTGTCGACCGTTTCGGCGGTCTGGCCGAGTTTCCCGCCTGCCGGGCCTATGTCGACCGCGCCGTGGTGCGCCCCGCGTTCAAGAAAGCCCACAGCGATCAGTTGGCGTATTTCGCGGCCGCCGATTGA
- the gltS gene encoding sodium/glutamate symporter — protein MTGPESRILDIPDFLAITIGFVVFFLGAFLTRHVAFLRNYNIPEPVSGGIAVALATWVVYSWFGIETVFDLSTRDELLVFFFTTIGLNARLSDLIAGGRMLALLLVMTLAFIVLQNVIGLLGATLFGFPAPVGTLIGSASLIGGHGTAIAWGPTIQAQTGFPAASEIGIAAATLGLIVGALMGGPIAKTLIDRNNLQSIATDGEIVGVGYESDGAEKKTIDHVMLMRVLLAVNVAVIIGYFAHQAITEWGLKLPLFVPCLLAGMLLSNTVPHLFPRLPWPARTPALAVVSDYCLSLFLAMSLMSMQLWTLAGLGGPLIAVLALQAIATAAIILFVFFQVLGSDYTAAVLSAGFAGFTLGATPTAIANMSSVTKRYGPAPLAFIVLPLVSAFFVDLANAFVIGWFVTF, from the coding sequence ATGACTGGCCCCGAAAGCCGGATCCTCGACATCCCGGATTTCCTGGCCATCACGATCGGTTTCGTCGTCTTCTTCCTCGGCGCCTTCCTGACGCGGCATGTCGCGTTTCTGCGCAACTACAACATCCCCGAGCCGGTGTCCGGCGGCATCGCCGTGGCGCTGGCGACCTGGGTGGTGTATTCCTGGTTCGGGATCGAGACCGTCTTCGATCTTTCGACCCGCGACGAGCTGCTGGTGTTCTTCTTCACGACGATCGGGCTCAACGCGCGCCTGTCGGATCTGATCGCCGGCGGGCGCATGCTGGCGCTGCTGCTGGTCATGACGCTCGCGTTCATCGTCCTGCAGAACGTGATCGGTCTCCTCGGCGCGACCCTGTTCGGCTTTCCCGCCCCTGTCGGCACGCTCATCGGCTCGGCCTCGCTCATCGGCGGCCACGGGACGGCGATCGCCTGGGGCCCGACAATCCAGGCGCAGACCGGGTTTCCGGCCGCCAGCGAGATCGGCATCGCGGCGGCGACTCTCGGCCTGATCGTCGGCGCGCTGATGGGCGGGCCGATCGCCAAGACGCTGATCGACCGCAATAACCTTCAGTCGATCGCGACGGACGGAGAAATCGTCGGCGTCGGCTACGAAAGCGACGGCGCAGAAAAGAAAACCATCGACCACGTGATGCTGATGCGCGTGCTGCTCGCGGTCAACGTCGCCGTCATCATCGGCTATTTCGCACATCAGGCGATCACCGAGTGGGGGCTGAAGCTGCCGCTCTTCGTGCCGTGCCTGCTGGCCGGCATGCTGCTGTCGAACACCGTGCCGCATCTGTTTCCGCGCCTGCCATGGCCGGCACGGACGCCGGCGCTGGCGGTGGTCTCGGACTACTGCCTGTCGCTGTTCCTGGCGATGTCGCTGATGAGCATGCAGCTGTGGACGCTGGCCGGCCTCGGCGGGCCGCTGATCGCCGTCCTGGCGCTGCAGGCCATCGCGACCGCGGCGATCATCCTGTTCGTGTTCTTCCAGGTCCTGGGGTCGGACTACACGGCGGCGGTTCTGAGCGCCGGGTTCGCCGGGTTCACGCTGGGAGCGACGCCGACGGCCATCGCCAACATGTCGTCGGTGACGAAGCGCTACGGCCCTGCCCCGCTGGCCTTCATCGTGCTGCCGCTGGTCTCCGCCTTCTTCGTCGACCTCGCCAACGCCTTCGTTATCGGCTGGTTCGTGACGTTCTGA
- a CDS encoding histidine phosphatase family protein produces the protein MILAAALFAALAPFSPAEAQEMVFVMRHAEKEFTGADPHLSDAGRKRAHDWAAFLSNADIDIVINTDATRSRETGEIIAMSLDADRAEVPMADVTGLVDLLDFDHAADRVLVVAHTETIPAILQRLGAPEIAPIAADDYANMYVVVAADGPAASFVHLRMP, from the coding sequence TTGATCCTCGCTGCGGCGCTCTTCGCGGCATTGGCGCCGTTTTCTCCCGCCGAGGCGCAGGAGATGGTTTTTGTCATGAGGCATGCCGAAAAAGAGTTCACCGGCGCCGACCCGCACCTGAGCGATGCCGGACGGAAGCGGGCCCACGACTGGGCCGCGTTTCTCAGCAACGCCGACATCGACATCGTCATAAACACGGATGCGACGCGGTCCCGCGAAACCGGCGAGATCATCGCCATGTCGCTCGATGCCGACCGCGCCGAAGTTCCAATGGCTGACGTGACGGGGCTCGTGGACCTTCTGGACTTTGACCACGCCGCAGACAGGGTTCTCGTCGTCGCGCATACCGAAACCATCCCGGCCATCCTGCAGCGTCTGGGCGCGCCGGAGATCGCCCCCATTGCCGCCGATGACTACGCCAACATGTACGTCGTCGTTGCTGCCGATGGCCCGGCTGCGTCCTTCGTCCATCTTCGCATGCCCTGA
- a CDS encoding DUF2585 family protein, whose protein sequence is MTTRIWFALAAGFVALQGIALLALGLPLICTCGHLDLWHGNPSGPETSQHLTDWYTVTHLTHGIGFYLLLWLAAPRMSVAARFAIAVGLEAGWEVVENMPFIMERYRQTALARGYFGDSVVNSVFDTVTAAVGFALARILPVWTSIVLVVAIELILGLAIRDNLTLNIVQLIFQSDAISRWQVGG, encoded by the coding sequence ATGACGACCCGCATCTGGTTCGCGCTGGCGGCCGGCTTCGTCGCCCTGCAGGGGATTGCGCTGCTGGCGCTGGGCCTTCCGCTGATCTGTACGTGCGGCCATCTGGATCTGTGGCACGGAAATCCGTCCGGCCCGGAGACGTCGCAGCACCTGACCGACTGGTACACCGTCACTCACCTCACGCATGGGATCGGGTTCTACCTTCTGCTGTGGCTCGCGGCGCCACGTATGTCGGTCGCGGCGCGGTTCGCGATCGCCGTCGGCCTGGAAGCGGGCTGGGAGGTCGTCGAGAACATGCCGTTCATCATGGAGCGCTATCGGCAGACCGCGCTCGCCCGCGGCTATTTCGGCGACAGCGTCGTGAATTCCGTGTTCGACACCGTGACGGCGGCGGTCGGCTTCGCGCTCGCGCGCATCCTGCCGGTCTGGACATCGATCGTCCTGGTGGTCGCCATCGAGTTGATCCTGGGCCTGGCCATACGCGACAACCTGACCCTCAATATCGTCCAGCTCATCTTCCAGAGCGATGCCATCTCGCGCTGGCAGGTCGGTGGCTGA
- a CDS encoding thiamine pyrophosphate-binding protein: MHGRSRYQGPGYSSTFVSPTPSYRGMPGSNEMRGTDIIAEYLVKERVPYILGYAGHGAIGLLDGIYKHTDRIKHISPRIEQGAGFMADVYFRLTGQPLAVYASTGPGPMNLMISVANAFYDNSAFFVITGQVPTTQVNSGALQDDYRYNGDMSSIFTPVVKKSYRIRRVEELTTALPEAFQMMRTGRPGPVHFDMPYDLYIETAPVSTPEPAGGPPAGHRANGVSDYTIERALEILCKSKKPLILAGGGIRVSRAFDELRALAEQLEIPVYTSFMGKGAMPADHPLHLGVAGVWGEYPATEACRNADVILAIGARFNDLHTGSWIPGYVYSIPPTKLIQVDIDANEIGRNYPVEVGITADARQFLEQALRIARGKGLKLADGDAWRSDIRAWQADWRNFCDPYARSGEVPIEPRRMLADMNRVSPHDTIMVDDVGNCQVWSEQYWMPKVPGSHMTAGGFAAMGFGVYGVLGARLARPGSPCVTLCGDGGFSMCSHAVATAVEYDLPAVWVVQNNYAIGTIRDLQRAYLDGREIGTSFVNQKTGEFWNPDFARMAEAMGARGIRIDHPDQFADAYAEAIRSGVPTVLDVMVNRDTGIPVTGTWQMPPIPEVQPTFGQRKVR, from the coding sequence ATGCACGGACGCAGCCGCTACCAGGGGCCAGGCTACTCTTCGACCTTCGTTTCGCCGACGCCGAGCTACCGGGGCATGCCGGGCAGCAACGAGATGCGCGGCACCGACATCATCGCCGAATATCTCGTCAAGGAACGGGTTCCCTATATCCTCGGCTATGCCGGGCACGGAGCGATCGGCCTTCTCGACGGCATCTACAAGCACACCGACCGGATCAAGCACATCTCGCCGCGCATCGAGCAGGGCGCCGGTTTCATGGCCGACGTCTACTTCCGGCTGACCGGCCAGCCGCTCGCGGTCTATGCCTCGACTGGGCCCGGGCCGATGAACCTGATGATCTCGGTCGCGAACGCCTTCTACGACAATTCGGCGTTCTTCGTGATCACCGGCCAGGTGCCGACGACCCAGGTGAACAGCGGCGCGCTGCAGGACGACTACCGCTACAACGGCGACATGTCCTCGATCTTCACGCCCGTGGTGAAGAAGTCCTATCGCATCCGCCGGGTGGAGGAGCTGACGACCGCCCTGCCGGAAGCCTTCCAGATGATGCGCACGGGCCGGCCGGGGCCGGTCCATTTCGACATGCCCTACGACCTGTATATCGAGACGGCGCCGGTCTCGACGCCGGAGCCCGCCGGCGGGCCGCCCGCCGGGCATCGGGCCAACGGCGTCTCCGACTACACGATCGAGCGGGCGCTCGAGATTCTGTGCAAGAGCAAGAAACCGCTGATCCTGGCCGGCGGCGGCATCCGCGTTTCCCGCGCCTTCGACGAACTGAGGGCGCTCGCCGAGCAGCTGGAGATCCCCGTCTACACCTCGTTCATGGGAAAAGGCGCGATGCCGGCGGATCATCCGCTGCATCTCGGCGTCGCCGGCGTCTGGGGCGAGTACCCGGCGACCGAAGCCTGCCGCAACGCCGACGTGATCCTGGCGATCGGCGCGCGCTTCAACGACCTGCACACGGGGTCGTGGATACCCGGCTACGTCTACAGCATTCCGCCGACGAAGCTCATCCAGGTGGACATCGACGCCAACGAGATCGGCCGCAACTATCCCGTCGAGGTCGGCATCACAGCCGACGCCCGGCAGTTCCTCGAGCAGGCGCTTCGGATCGCCCGCGGCAAGGGACTGAAGCTTGCCGACGGCGACGCGTGGCGCAGCGATATCCGGGCCTGGCAGGCGGACTGGCGCAATTTCTGCGATCCCTACGCGCGCAGCGGCGAGGTGCCGATCGAGCCGCGCCGCATGCTGGCCGACATGAACCGGGTGTCGCCGCACGACACGATCATGGTCGACGACGTCGGCAACTGCCAGGTCTGGTCCGAGCAATACTGGATGCCGAAGGTGCCGGGCTCGCACATGACCGCCGGCGGCTTCGCGGCGATGGGCTTCGGCGTCTACGGCGTGCTCGGCGCCCGGCTCGCCCGGCCCGGATCGCCCTGCGTGACGCTGTGCGGCGACGGCGGATTCTCGATGTGCTCTCACGCCGTCGCGACCGCCGTCGAATACGACCTGCCGGCGGTCTGGGTGGTGCAGAACAACTACGCGATCGGCACGATCCGCGACCTGCAGCGGGCCTATCTCGACGGCCGCGAGATCGGCACCAGCTTCGTCAACCAGAAGACCGGAGAGTTCTGGAACCCGGACTTCGCCCGCATGGCCGAGGCGATGGGCGCGCGCGGCATCCGCATCGATCATCCCGACCAGTTCGCCGACGCCTATGCCGAGGCGATCCGATCCGGCGTGCCGACGGTGCTCGACGTCATGGTCAACCGCGACACCGGCATTCCGGTGACCGGGACGTGGCAGATGCCGCCGATACCCGAGGTGCAGCCGACCTTCGGGCAGCGCAAGGTGCGCTGA
- the rpe gene encoding ribulose-phosphate 3-epimerase → MAEPLIAPSILSADFARLGAEVEDVVAAGADWIHVDVMDGHFVPNITIGPLIVQALRPVTDKVLDTHLMIAPADPYLQAFAEAGSDIITIHAEAGPHLDRSMRAIRALGKKAGVSLTPSTPESAIEYVLDTVDLILVMTVNPGFGGQSFLPSQLPKIRKIRKMIGDRDIRLQVDGGVSPQTARDVVAAGADVLVAGSAVFKGDGVDAYRKNIVAIKEAASRP, encoded by the coding sequence ATGGCCGAGCCATTGATTGCACCGTCGATCCTGTCGGCGGATTTCGCCCGTTTGGGCGCCGAGGTTGAAGACGTCGTCGCCGCCGGCGCCGACTGGATCCATGTCGACGTCATGGACGGACACTTCGTCCCGAACATCACCATCGGACCGCTGATCGTGCAGGCGTTGCGCCCCGTCACCGACAAGGTGCTCGATACGCACCTGATGATCGCGCCGGCCGATCCCTATCTCCAGGCCTTCGCCGAGGCCGGCTCCGATATCATCACCATCCACGCCGAGGCCGGCCCGCACCTGGACCGGTCGATGCGGGCTATCCGCGCGCTGGGCAAGAAAGCCGGCGTGTCGCTGACGCCGTCGACGCCGGAATCGGCCATCGAATACGTGCTCGACACGGTCGACCTGATCCTCGTCATGACGGTCAATCCGGGCTTCGGCGGACAGTCTTTCCTGCCCTCGCAGCTCCCCAAGATCCGGAAGATCCGCAAAATGATCGGAGACCGCGACATCCGCTTGCAGGTCGATGGCGGCGTCTCTCCGCAGACCGCCCGCGATGTCGTCGCGGCCGGGGCGGACGTCCTCGTCGCCGGTTCCGCCGTCTTCAAGGGGGACGGCGTTGACGCGTACAGGAAAAACATTGTTGCCATCAAGGAGGCCGCATCCCGACCTTGA
- a CDS encoding amino acid ABC transporter substrate-binding protein, whose amino-acid sequence MRIFPTLTIAAAGLVAFGGAAFAQDTITLGSAVSLTGNYSTNGEHTQRGYDLAVEKINEAGGIKVGDKTYKLEVKYYDDESTPARGAELAERLVKQDGIKLILGPYGSGLTKAVAPVTEELQVPMVEANGASRSLFTNGWKYIFATLSTSEQYLASAIALAAENAEALGKKPEEIKVAVVVENDPFSADVRAGVLDDMKKYGMQLVIDDQFPRELNDMSATLTKVKALKPDVLIVSGHSKGAATGIRQVSEQKVYVPILAMTHCDSADIIGNFGVASEYTLCATQWAPTLSYKDDLFGSAADYAKTFEAKYGYAPPYQAAESSAAVQVFADALERAGSTDPKAVRDALAATDIETFYGKIKFDETGKNIAKPMALYQVLDGEYKIVAPSAVAETKAVIPRPAMN is encoded by the coding sequence ATGCGAATATTTCCCACTTTGACAATCGCCGCCGCCGGACTGGTCGCGTTCGGCGGTGCCGCGTTCGCCCAGGACACCATAACGCTCGGGTCCGCGGTGTCGCTGACCGGCAACTACTCGACCAACGGCGAGCATACGCAGCGCGGCTACGATCTCGCGGTCGAGAAGATCAACGAGGCCGGCGGGATCAAGGTCGGCGACAAGACCTACAAGCTCGAGGTGAAGTACTACGACGACGAGTCGACCCCGGCGCGCGGCGCCGAACTCGCCGAACGTCTGGTCAAGCAGGACGGGATCAAGCTGATCCTCGGCCCCTACGGCTCCGGTCTCACCAAGGCCGTGGCGCCGGTGACGGAAGAACTGCAGGTGCCGATGGTCGAGGCCAACGGCGCGTCCCGGTCGCTGTTCACCAACGGCTGGAAATACATCTTCGCCACCCTGTCGACGTCCGAGCAGTACCTGGCGAGCGCGATCGCCCTGGCGGCCGAGAACGCGGAAGCGCTCGGCAAGAAGCCCGAGGAGATCAAGGTCGCGGTCGTGGTCGAGAACGATCCGTTCAGCGCCGACGTGCGCGCGGGCGTGCTCGACGACATGAAGAAGTACGGCATGCAGCTCGTCATCGACGATCAGTTCCCGCGCGAGCTGAACGACATGTCGGCGACGCTGACCAAGGTGAAGGCGCTGAAGCCCGACGTCCTGATCGTCTCCGGCCACTCCAAGGGTGCCGCGACCGGCATCCGCCAGGTCAGCGAGCAGAAGGTATATGTGCCGATCCTGGCGATGACCCACTGCGATTCCGCCGACATCATCGGCAATTTCGGGGTGGCGTCGGAATACACGCTGTGCGCCACGCAATGGGCGCCGACCCTGTCCTACAAGGACGACCTGTTCGGCTCGGCGGCGGACTACGCCAAGACCTTCGAGGCGAAGTACGGATACGCCCCGCCGTATCAGGCGGCCGAGTCCTCGGCGGCGGTGCAGGTCTTCGCCGATGCGCTCGAACGGGCCGGCTCGACCGATCCGAAGGCCGTGCGCGACGCGCTCGCGGCAACCGACATCGAGACCTTCTACGGCAAGATCAAGTTCGACGAGACCGGCAAGAACATCGCCAAGCCGATGGCGCTGTATCAGGTGCTGGACGGCGAATACAAGATCGTCGCCCCGAGCGCCGTCGCCGAGACCAAGGCGGTGATCCCGCGGCCGGCGATGAACTGA
- a CDS encoding branched-chain amino acid ABC transporter permease → MFDNLMILFQAPVITVDLVLNGLLLGAIFALAAYGMALVWGVMSIINIAQGEFVMLGGYVAVMMYWGGIHPLLAVPVAAVVMFIVGWALYRAVIFRVVDRDLFVSILATFGLSILLQQLMNTAFSGNVQIAEAGLGTVFLFDGLVTLSEIKVVAFVLAIVVGGCMVVFLKRSRMGQAIRATAQNARAARVMGINTDRVYAVTYGLNAAICGSCGALVAMAYNIHPYIGLPYTIRSFMIVVVAGLGNFAGVILAGLGLGAAENIAGFVLGAQYQLAFVFALLVVVLVWRNWRLAAKRQYLK, encoded by the coding sequence GTGTTCGACAACCTGATGATACTGTTCCAGGCTCCGGTGATCACCGTGGACCTGGTCCTCAACGGACTTCTGCTCGGGGCGATCTTCGCGCTCGCGGCATACGGGATGGCGCTCGTCTGGGGGGTGATGAGCATCATCAACATCGCCCAGGGCGAGTTCGTCATGCTCGGCGGCTATGTCGCCGTGATGATGTACTGGGGCGGCATCCATCCCTTGCTGGCCGTGCCGGTCGCCGCGGTCGTGATGTTCATCGTCGGATGGGCGCTCTATCGCGCGGTGATATTCCGCGTCGTCGACCGCGACCTGTTCGTCTCGATCCTGGCCACCTTCGGCCTGTCGATCCTCCTGCAGCAGCTGATGAATACGGCCTTCAGCGGCAACGTGCAGATCGCGGAAGCCGGGCTCGGCACCGTGTTCCTGTTCGACGGGCTCGTCACCTTGTCGGAAATCAAGGTCGTCGCCTTCGTGCTCGCCATCGTGGTCGGCGGCTGCATGGTGGTCTTCCTGAAGCGCTCGCGCATGGGCCAGGCGATCCGCGCCACGGCCCAGAACGCCCGGGCCGCCCGCGTGATGGGCATCAACACCGACCGGGTCTATGCCGTCACCTACGGGCTCAACGCGGCGATCTGCGGGTCGTGCGGCGCGCTGGTGGCGATGGCCTACAACATCCATCCCTATATCGGGCTGCCCTATACCATCCGTTCCTTCATGATCGTCGTCGTCGCGGGGCTGGGCAACTTCGCGGGCGTCATCCTCGCCGGGCTCGGGCTCGGCGCGGCGGAGAACATCGCCGGCTTCGTCCTCGGTGCCCAGTATCAGCTCGCCTTCGTCTTCGCGCTTCTCGTCGTCGTGCTGGTATGGCGCAACTGGCGGCTGGCGGCCAAGCGGCAGTACCTCAAATGA
- a CDS encoding branched-chain amino acid ABC transporter permease, with protein sequence MNVGASRLLGYAALLAIGAAAPYLFPNYQSQMAELWLFIVFALTWDLVGGQMGYNSFGNVVFIGVGMYVCAITQVGLFYSVAEYNAAKGGGQTVFTFDVAQYLEGLALGLPLAAVSAGIVAAILGSAVLGMRGHYFAICTLGLGVAAGQIANGWEWIGAGSGMVVPHAPSGIGDTARFYYYFAFVLAVITFIVVAWLYTTRFGLAINAIRDDEDKAEAMGLPTTRIKVSAWVISALFLGVAGGILGNLKRFIDPIEVAFAGATFGVWMVLMAILGGKGTLWGPVIGAVVFQVLKEVFWTYLLGWQRVALGLMIVLIVVFFPQGILGFLRDRFPERFGHKVDPALARGAGGAAE encoded by the coding sequence ATGAATGTCGGCGCCAGCAGACTGCTGGGCTACGCGGCGCTGCTGGCGATCGGCGCCGCCGCCCCGTACCTGTTCCCGAACTATCAGTCGCAGATGGCCGAGCTCTGGCTGTTCATCGTCTTCGCCCTGACCTGGGATCTGGTCGGCGGGCAGATGGGCTACAACTCGTTCGGCAACGTCGTCTTCATCGGCGTCGGCATGTATGTCTGCGCGATCACCCAGGTCGGCCTGTTCTACTCGGTTGCCGAGTACAACGCGGCCAAGGGCGGCGGCCAGACGGTCTTCACCTTCGACGTCGCCCAGTATCTCGAAGGCCTGGCGCTGGGGCTGCCGCTGGCCGCCGTCTCCGCCGGCATCGTCGCCGCGATCCTCGGCTCCGCGGTGCTCGGCATGCGCGGCCACTATTTCGCGATCTGCACGCTGGGCCTCGGGGTCGCGGCCGGGCAGATCGCCAACGGCTGGGAGTGGATCGGGGCCGGCTCCGGCATGGTCGTGCCCCACGCGCCGTCCGGCATCGGCGACACGGCCCGCTTCTACTACTATTTCGCCTTCGTGCTCGCCGTGATCACCTTCATCGTGGTCGCCTGGCTCTACACGACCCGTTTCGGCCTCGCCATCAACGCCATCCGCGACGACGAGGACAAGGCCGAGGCGATGGGCCTGCCGACCACCCGCATCAAGGTCTCCGCCTGGGTCATCTCCGCGCTGTTCCTCGGCGTCGCCGGCGGCATCCTCGGCAACCTGAAGCGCTTCATCGACCCGATCGAGGTCGCCTTCGCCGGCGCCACCTTCGGCGTCTGGATGGTGCTGATGGCCATCCTCGGCGGCAAGGGCACGCTGTGGGGGCCGGTGATCGGCGCGGTCGTCTTCCAGGTCCTGAAGGAGGTCTTCTGGACCTACCTGCTCGGCTGGCAGCGCGTGGCGCTGGGCCTGATGATCGTGCTCATCGTCGTGTTTTTCCCGCAGGGCATCCTCGGCTTCCTGCGCGATCGTTTCCCCGAGCGCTTCGGCCACAAGGTCGATCCGGCGCTGGCGCGCGGGGCAGGGGGGGCGGCCGAATGA
- a CDS encoding ABC transporter ATP-binding protein — protein sequence MTTLLEVRDVSKAFGGVQANVDISLRVPEGKIIGLIGPNGSGKTTLFSSIVGYHPIDSGSIRFEGNEISKLRVRQIARRGLLRTFQQTRIYGGMTCMQNMLISTSMRGQTLVHLFASQRSGEHGRAEELLEFVGLYQKRYLLAGDLSFGQQKLLEFAMALMNEPKLLMLDEPTAGINPTLINGLIDRLVHANANFGITLFVIEHNMRVIMNLAEHIYCLAHGRLLAEGKPDEIQNDQRVVEAYLGAH from the coding sequence ATGACCACGCTCCTCGAAGTCCGGGACGTGTCGAAGGCCTTCGGCGGCGTCCAGGCCAATGTCGACATTTCGTTGCGGGTTCCGGAAGGCAAGATCATCGGCTTGATCGGGCCAAACGGCTCCGGCAAGACGACGCTGTTCTCCTCGATCGTCGGCTATCATCCGATCGACTCCGGCTCGATCCGCTTCGAGGGCAACGAGATATCGAAGCTGCGCGTGCGCCAGATCGCCCGGCGCGGCCTGCTGCGCACCTTCCAGCAGACCCGCATCTACGGCGGCATGACCTGCATGCAGAACATGCTCATCTCCACCTCCATGCGCGGCCAGACGTTGGTGCATCTGTTCGCCAGCCAGCGGTCGGGCGAGCACGGCCGCGCCGAGGAACTGCTCGAATTCGTTGGCCTTTACCAGAAGCGCTACCTGCTCGCCGGCGATCTCTCCTTCGGCCAGCAGAAGCTGCTCGAGTTCGCCATGGCGCTGATGAACGAGCCGAAGCTGCTGATGCTGGATGAGCCGACCGCCGGCATCAATCCGACCCTCATCAACGGCCTGATCGACCGGCTGGTCCACGCCAACGCGAACTTCGGCATCACCCTGTTCGTGATCGAGCACAACATGCGGGTCATCATGAACCTGGCGGAGCACATCTATTGCCTCGCGCACGGCCGGCTGCTCGCCGAGGGCAAGCCGGACGAGATCCAGAACGACCAGCGCGTTGTCGAAGCCTATCTGGGGGCGCACTGA
- a CDS encoding ABC transporter ATP-binding protein: MAGEDKGGKRTRGYGIGDISTVMSVEAVQLEAEKIAAEAPDPAVLDALAGEPFLSIDSLRAGYGRMEILHDFSLRVAKGQSLCLIGPNGAGKSSVLHSIFGFTNIMGGTISVGGRDITGLDPNEKLRDAGIAYILQDNSVFPQMTVEENLWMGGFLKPHPREAREAAERVFDKYTRLAERRRQPARVLSGGERRLLEISRALVMNPDVLLVDEPSIGLEPRFIDMVFEILDDLQRSEGKTIVMVEQNAKKGLEFADIGYVLVSGQLAKAARGDDLLTDPDVGRLFLGG, from the coding sequence ATGGCCGGCGAGGACAAGGGCGGAAAACGGACCCGCGGCTACGGCATCGGCGACATCTCCACCGTCATGTCGGTCGAGGCGGTGCAGCTGGAGGCCGAGAAGATCGCCGCCGAGGCGCCGGACCCGGCGGTGCTCGACGCGCTTGCCGGCGAGCCGTTCCTGTCGATCGACTCCCTGCGCGCCGGCTACGGCCGCATGGAGATCCTGCACGACTTCTCGCTGCGGGTGGCCAAGGGCCAGTCGCTGTGCCTGATCGGCCCCAACGGCGCGGGCAAGTCGTCCGTGCTGCATTCGATCTTCGGCTTCACCAACATCATGGGCGGGACCATCTCGGTCGGCGGGCGCGACATCACCGGCCTCGACCCCAACGAGAAGCTGCGCGACGCCGGCATCGCCTACATCCTGCAGGACAACTCGGTCTTCCCGCAGATGACGGTGGAGGAGAACCTCTGGATGGGCGGGTTCCTGAAGCCCCATCCCAGGGAGGCCCGGGAGGCGGCCGAGAGGGTCTTCGACAAGTACACCCGGCTTGCCGAGCGGCGCCGGCAGCCCGCCCGGGTTCTCTCCGGAGGCGAGCGGCGGCTCTTGGAAATCTCCCGCGCGCTGGTGATGAACCCTGATGTCCTGCTGGTCGACGAACCCTCGATCGGTCTCGAGCCGCGCTTCATCGACATGGTCTTCGAGATCCTCGACGACCTCCAGCGCAGCGAGGGCAAGACCATCGTCATGGTCGAGCAGAACGCCAAGAAGGGCCTGGAATTCGCCGATATCGGCTACGTCCTCGTCTCCGGCCAGCTCGCCAAGGCGGCCAGGGGCGACGACCTGCTGACCGATCCCGACGTCGGCCGCCTGTTCCTGGGCGGATAG